In Heliomicrobium undosum, the following proteins share a genomic window:
- a CDS encoding amino acid ABC transporter permease, protein MEQWNDVLSYGPQFFSGLKVTIEVTLYSLLLSMVIGVAIAILRVSGSKVLNAFGVAYVEFFQNTPLIIQVFFIYFGTPALGIKLSGFACGTIGLAMYTGAYIGEVFRAGIQAVPKGQMEAARSSGMSYLQAMGYVVLPQAVKIVLPPLTNQVVNMVKNSAILSTIVVADLMYETYRIASETFIIFEVFIFAALLYLVITVPLSTVANLLEQRLRRSS, encoded by the coding sequence ATGGAGCAGTGGAATGACGTGTTATCTTATGGGCCACAGTTTTTCTCCGGTCTGAAGGTGACCATCGAAGTGACCCTCTATTCCTTGCTGCTGTCCATGGTTATCGGCGTCGCCATCGCCATCCTGCGCGTTTCCGGCTCCAAAGTCCTCAACGCCTTCGGCGTCGCCTACGTGGAGTTTTTTCAAAACACCCCGTTGATCATCCAGGTCTTCTTCATCTATTTCGGGACGCCGGCGCTGGGCATCAAGCTGTCGGGTTTCGCCTGCGGCACCATCGGACTGGCCATGTATACAGGCGCCTACATCGGCGAGGTCTTCCGGGCCGGCATCCAGGCGGTGCCGAAGGGGCAGATGGAGGCGGCCCGTTCTTCCGGGATGAGCTACTTGCAGGCCATGGGTTATGTCGTCCTGCCCCAGGCGGTGAAGATCGTGCTCCCGCCCTTGACGAACCAGGTCGTCAACATGGTGAAAAACTCGGCCATCTTGAGCACCATCGTTGTGGCCGACCTGATGTATGAGACCTACCGCATCGCCAGCGAGACCTTCATCATCTTTGAGGTCTTCATCTTCGCGGCGCTGCTTTACCTGGTCATCACGGTGCCGCTCAGCACGGTCGCCAATCTGCTCGAACAGCGGTTGCGCCGCAGTTCCTAG
- a CDS encoding amino acid ABC transporter permease, giving the protein MDWSKWTVLFEPKNVKFLLQGLQWTIELALISIALSLLFGIVICALRISQYPFLRYPAFLYVESLRNLPLILLIFFTYFALPKIGLGLPKFWAAVVAFTIFTSALVAEIIRGGIQSVPKGQWEAARAQGFTYLETMVYIILPQALRKMIPPLISQFITLTKDTSYASIIGLTELTEHGKLIFIEHNNPVQVFFFVACIYFVVNFTLSRFGVYMEKRMAMG; this is encoded by the coding sequence TTGGACTGGTCGAAATGGACCGTACTCTTTGAACCGAAAAATGTCAAGTTTTTATTGCAAGGCTTGCAGTGGACCATTGAACTGGCCCTGATCAGCATCGCCCTCAGCCTCTTATTCGGGATCGTCATCTGCGCGCTGCGCATCTCCCAGTATCCCTTTTTGCGCTACCCCGCCTTCTTGTATGTGGAGTCCCTGCGCAACCTGCCCCTGATTCTGCTGATCTTCTTTACCTATTTTGCCTTGCCAAAAATCGGCCTGGGCCTGCCTAAGTTCTGGGCGGCTGTCGTGGCCTTCACCATCTTTACGTCGGCACTGGTCGCCGAGATCATCCGCGGCGGCATCCAGTCGGTGCCCAAGGGGCAGTGGGAAGCGGCCCGCGCCCAGGGGTTCACCTATCTGGAGACGATGGTCTACATCATCCTGCCCCAGGCGCTTCGCAAGATGATCCCGCCCTTGATCAGCCAGTTCATCACCCTGACGAAGGATACCTCCTACGCCTCGATCATCGGGCTGACGGAGCTGACGGAGCACGGCAAGCTGATCTTCATCGAGCACAACAACCCCGTTCAGGTCTTCTTCTTTGTCGCCTGCATCTACTTCGTTGTCAACTTCACTCTGTCCCGCTTCGGCGTGTACATGGAAAAACGGATGGCGATGGGTTGA